One window from the genome of Macaca fascicularis isolate 582-1 chromosome 7, T2T-MFA8v1.1 encodes:
- the MAN2C1 gene encoding alpha-mannosidase 2C1 isoform X9, giving the protein MEKVWCGVMGNLSSLTLYVEVACNGLLGAGKGSIIAAPDPEKMFQLSRAELAVFHRDVHMLLVDLELLLGIAKGLGKDNQRSFQALYTANQMVNVCDPAQPETFPVAQALASRFFGQRGGESQHTIHATGHCHIDTAWLWPFKETMRKCARSWVTALQLMERNPEFIFACSQAQQLEWVKNRYPGLHSRLQEFARRGQFVPVGGTWVEMDGNLPSGEAMVRQFLQGQNFFLQEFGKMCSEFWLPDTFGYSAQLPQIMHGCGIRRFLTQKLSWNLVNSFPHHTFFWEGLDGSRVLVHFPPGDSYGMQGSVEEVLKTVANNRDKGRANHSAFLFGFGDGGGGPTQTMLDRLKRLSNTDGLPRLLLLNQFHDVVTGSCIQIVAEEAMCHYEDIRSHGNTLLSTAAAALCAGEPGPEGLLIVNTLPWKRTEVMALPKPGGAHSLALVTVPSMGYAPVPPPTSLQPLLPQQPVFVLQETDGSVTLDNGIIRVKLDPTGRLTSLVLVASGREAIAEGAVGNQFVLFDDVPLYWDAWDVMDYHLETRKPVLGQAGTLAVGTEGGLRGSAWFLLQISPNSRLSQEVVLDVGCPYVRFHTEVHWHEAHKFLKVEFPARVRSSQATYEIQFGHLQRPTHYNTSWDWARFEVWAHRWMDLSEHGFGLALLNDCKYGASVQGSVLSLSLLRAPKAPDATADMGRHEFTYALMPHKGSFQDAGVIQAAYSLNFPLLALPAPSPAPATSWSAFSLSSPAVVLETVKQAESSPQRRSLVLRLYEAHGSHVDCWLHLSLPVQEAILCDLLERPDPAGHLPLRDSRLKLTFSPFQVLSLLLVLQPPPH; this is encoded by the exons ATGGAGAAGGTCTGGTGTGGCGTGATGGGGAACCTGTCCAG CCTCACCCTCTATGTGGAAGTAGCCTGCAATGGGCTCCTGGGGGCCGGGAAGGGAAGCATCATTGCAGCCCCTGATCCTGAGAAGATGTTCCAGCTGAGCCGGGCTGAGCTGGCTGTGTTCCACCGAGATGTCCACATGCTCCTGGTGGATCTGGAGCTGCTGCTGGGCATAGCCAAG GGCCTCGGGAAGGACAACCAGCGCAGCTTTCAGGCCCTGTACACAGCCAACCAGATGGTGAACGTCTGTGACCCTGCCCAGCCCGAGACCTTCCCAGTGGCCCAGGCCCTGGCCTCCAGGTTCTTTGGCCAACGTGGAGGTGAAAGCCAACACACCATTCATGCCACAGGGCACTGCCACATTGATACAG CCTGGCTTTGGCCCTTCAAAGAGACCATGAGGAAATGTGCCCGGAGCTGGGTGACCGCCCTGCAGCTCATGGAGCGAAACCCTGAGTTCATCTTTGCCTGCTCCCAG GCGCAGCAGCTGGAGTGGGTGAAGAACCGCTACCCTGGCCTGCACTCCCGCCTCCAGGAGTTTGCGCGCCGTGGGCAGTTTGTGCCTGTGGGGGGCACCTGGGTGGAGATG GATGGGAACCTGCCCAGTGGAGAGGCCATGGTGAGGCAGTTTTTGCAGGGCCAGAACTTCTTTCTGCAGGAGTTTGGGAAGATGTGCTCCGAG TTCTGGCTGCCGGACACCTTTGGCTACTCAGCACAGCTTCCCCAGATCATGCACGGCTGTGGCATCAGGCGCTTTCTCACCCAGAAATTGAGCTGGAATTTGGTGAATTCCTTCCCA CACCATACTTTTTTCTGGGAGGGGCTGGATGGCTCCCGCGTACTGGTCCACTTCCCACCTGGCGACTCCTATGGGATGCAGGGCAGCGTGGAGGAG GTGCTGAAGACTGTGGCCAACAACCGGGACAAGGGGCGGGCCAACCACAGTGCCTTCCTCTTTGGCtttggggatgggggtggtggtCCCACCCAGACCATGCTGGACCGCCTGAAGCGCCTGAGCAATACGGATGGGCTGCCCAG GCTCCTGCTTCTGAACCAGTTCCATGATGTGGTGACTGGAAGCTGCATCCAGATAGTTGCAGAGGAAGCCATGTGCCACTACGAAG ACATCCGTTCCCATGGCAATACACTGCTCAGCACCGCAGCCGCAGCCCTGTGTGCTGGGGAGCCAGGTCCCGAGGGCCTCCTCATCGTCAACACGCTGCCCTGGAAGCGGACCGAAGTGATGGCCCTGCCCAAGCCGGGTGGGGCCCACAGCCTAG CCCTGGTGACGGTGCCCAGCATGGGCTATGCTCCTGTTCCTCCCCccacctcactgcagcccctgctgcCCCAGCAGCCTGTGTTCGTACTGCAAGAG ACTGATGGCTCCGTGACTCTGGACAATGGCATCATCCGAGTGAAGCTGGACCCGACTGGCCGCCTGACATCCTTGGTCCTGGTGGCCTCTGGCAG GGAGGCCATTGCTGAGGGTGCCGTGGGGAACCAGTTTGTGCTGTTTGATGATGTCCCCTTGTACTGGGATGCATGGGACGTCATGGACTACCACCTGGAGACACG GAAGCCTGTGCTGGGCCAGGCAGGGACCCTGGCAGTGGGCACCGAGGGTGGCCTGCGGGGCAGCGCCTGGTTCTTGCTGCAGATTAGCCCCAACAGTCGACTTAGCCAGGAGGTCGTGCTGGATGTTGGCTGCCCCTATGTCCGCTTCCACACCGAG GTACACTGGCATGAGGCCCACAAGTTCCTGAAGGTGGAGTTCCCTGCTCGCGTGCGGAGTTCCCAGGCTACCTATGAGATCCAGTTTGGGCACCTGCAGCGACCTACCCACTACAATACTTCTTGGGACTGGGCTCGATTTGAG GTGTGGGCCCACCGCTGGATGGATCTGTCAGAACACGGCTTTGGACTGGCCCTGCTCAATGACTGCAAGTATGGCGCATCAGTGCAAGGCAGCGTCCTCAGCCTCTCGCT CTTGCGGGCGCCTAAAGCCCCGGACGCTACTGCTGACATGGGGCGCCACGAGTTCACCTATGCGCTGATGCCCCACAAGG GCTCTTTCCAGGATGCTGGTGTTATCCAAGCTGCCTACAGCCTAAACTTCCCCCTATTGGCTctgccagcccccagcccagcgCCCGCCACCTCCTGGAGTGCCTTTTCCCTGTCTTCACCCGCGGTCGTACTGGAGACTGTCAAGCAG GCGGAGAGCAGCCCCCAGCGCCGCTCGCTGGTCCTGAGGCTGTATGAAGCCCACGGCAGCCACGTGGACTGCTGGCTGCACTTGTCGCTGCCGGTTCAGGAGGCCATCCT CTGCGACCTCTTGGAGCGACCAGACCCTGCTGGCCACTTGCCCCTTCGGGACAGCCGCCTGAAGCTCACCTTTTCTCCCTTCCAAGTGCTGTCCCTGTtgctcgtgcttcagcctccacCACACTGA
- the MAN2C1 gene encoding alpha-mannosidase 2C1 isoform X10, which yields MFQLSRAELAVFHRDVHMLLVDLELLLGIAKGLGKDNQRSFQALYTANQMVNVCDPAQPETFPVAQALASRFFGQRGGESQHTIHATGHCHIDTAWLWPFKETMRKCARSWVTALQLMERNPEFIFACSQAQQLEWVKNRYPGLHSRLQEFARRGQFVPVGGTWVEMDGNLPSGEAMVRQFLQGQNFFLQEFGKMCSEFWLPDTFGYSAQLPQIMHGCGIRRFLTQKLSWNLVNSFPHHTFFWEGLDGSRVLVHFPPGDSYGMQGSVEEVLKTVANNRDKGRANHSAFLFGFGDGGGGPTQTMLDRLKRLSNTDGLPRLLLLNQFHDVVTGSCIQIVAEEAMCHYEDIRSHGNTLLSTAAAALCAGEPGPEGLLIVNTLPWKRTEVMALPKPGGAHSLALVTVPSMGYAPVPPPTSLQPLLPQQPVFVLQETDGSVTLDNGIIRVKLDPTGRLTSLVLVASGREAIAEGAVGNQFVLFDDVPLYWDAWDVMDYHLETRKPVLGQAGTLAVGTEGGLRGSAWFLLQISPNSRLSQEVVLDVGCPYVRFHTEVHWHEAHKFLKVEFPARVRSSQATYEIQFGHLQRPTHYNTSWDWARFEVWAHRWMDLSEHGFGLALLNDCKYGASVQGSVLSLSLLRAPKAPDATADMGRHEFTYALMPHKGSFQDAGVIQAAYSLNFPLLALPAPSPAPATSWSAFSLSSPAVVLETVKQAESSPQRRSLVLRLYEAHGSHVDCWLHLSLPVQEAILCDLLERPDPAGHLPLRDSRLKLTFSPFQVLSLLLVLQPPPH from the exons ATGTTCCAGCTGAGCCGGGCTGAGCTGGCTGTGTTCCACCGAGATGTCCACATGCTCCTGGTGGATCTGGAGCTGCTGCTGGGCATAGCCAAG GGCCTCGGGAAGGACAACCAGCGCAGCTTTCAGGCCCTGTACACAGCCAACCAGATGGTGAACGTCTGTGACCCTGCCCAGCCCGAGACCTTCCCAGTGGCCCAGGCCCTGGCCTCCAGGTTCTTTGGCCAACGTGGAGGTGAAAGCCAACACACCATTCATGCCACAGGGCACTGCCACATTGATACAG CCTGGCTTTGGCCCTTCAAAGAGACCATGAGGAAATGTGCCCGGAGCTGGGTGACCGCCCTGCAGCTCATGGAGCGAAACCCTGAGTTCATCTTTGCCTGCTCCCAG GCGCAGCAGCTGGAGTGGGTGAAGAACCGCTACCCTGGCCTGCACTCCCGCCTCCAGGAGTTTGCGCGCCGTGGGCAGTTTGTGCCTGTGGGGGGCACCTGGGTGGAGATG GATGGGAACCTGCCCAGTGGAGAGGCCATGGTGAGGCAGTTTTTGCAGGGCCAGAACTTCTTTCTGCAGGAGTTTGGGAAGATGTGCTCCGAG TTCTGGCTGCCGGACACCTTTGGCTACTCAGCACAGCTTCCCCAGATCATGCACGGCTGTGGCATCAGGCGCTTTCTCACCCAGAAATTGAGCTGGAATTTGGTGAATTCCTTCCCA CACCATACTTTTTTCTGGGAGGGGCTGGATGGCTCCCGCGTACTGGTCCACTTCCCACCTGGCGACTCCTATGGGATGCAGGGCAGCGTGGAGGAG GTGCTGAAGACTGTGGCCAACAACCGGGACAAGGGGCGGGCCAACCACAGTGCCTTCCTCTTTGGCtttggggatgggggtggtggtCCCACCCAGACCATGCTGGACCGCCTGAAGCGCCTGAGCAATACGGATGGGCTGCCCAG GCTCCTGCTTCTGAACCAGTTCCATGATGTGGTGACTGGAAGCTGCATCCAGATAGTTGCAGAGGAAGCCATGTGCCACTACGAAG ACATCCGTTCCCATGGCAATACACTGCTCAGCACCGCAGCCGCAGCCCTGTGTGCTGGGGAGCCAGGTCCCGAGGGCCTCCTCATCGTCAACACGCTGCCCTGGAAGCGGACCGAAGTGATGGCCCTGCCCAAGCCGGGTGGGGCCCACAGCCTAG CCCTGGTGACGGTGCCCAGCATGGGCTATGCTCCTGTTCCTCCCCccacctcactgcagcccctgctgcCCCAGCAGCCTGTGTTCGTACTGCAAGAG ACTGATGGCTCCGTGACTCTGGACAATGGCATCATCCGAGTGAAGCTGGACCCGACTGGCCGCCTGACATCCTTGGTCCTGGTGGCCTCTGGCAG GGAGGCCATTGCTGAGGGTGCCGTGGGGAACCAGTTTGTGCTGTTTGATGATGTCCCCTTGTACTGGGATGCATGGGACGTCATGGACTACCACCTGGAGACACG GAAGCCTGTGCTGGGCCAGGCAGGGACCCTGGCAGTGGGCACCGAGGGTGGCCTGCGGGGCAGCGCCTGGTTCTTGCTGCAGATTAGCCCCAACAGTCGACTTAGCCAGGAGGTCGTGCTGGATGTTGGCTGCCCCTATGTCCGCTTCCACACCGAG GTACACTGGCATGAGGCCCACAAGTTCCTGAAGGTGGAGTTCCCTGCTCGCGTGCGGAGTTCCCAGGCTACCTATGAGATCCAGTTTGGGCACCTGCAGCGACCTACCCACTACAATACTTCTTGGGACTGGGCTCGATTTGAG GTGTGGGCCCACCGCTGGATGGATCTGTCAGAACACGGCTTTGGACTGGCCCTGCTCAATGACTGCAAGTATGGCGCATCAGTGCAAGGCAGCGTCCTCAGCCTCTCGCT CTTGCGGGCGCCTAAAGCCCCGGACGCTACTGCTGACATGGGGCGCCACGAGTTCACCTATGCGCTGATGCCCCACAAGG GCTCTTTCCAGGATGCTGGTGTTATCCAAGCTGCCTACAGCCTAAACTTCCCCCTATTGGCTctgccagcccccagcccagcgCCCGCCACCTCCTGGAGTGCCTTTTCCCTGTCTTCACCCGCGGTCGTACTGGAGACTGTCAAGCAG GCGGAGAGCAGCCCCCAGCGCCGCTCGCTGGTCCTGAGGCTGTATGAAGCCCACGGCAGCCACGTGGACTGCTGGCTGCACTTGTCGCTGCCGGTTCAGGAGGCCATCCT CTGCGACCTCTTGGAGCGACCAGACCCTGCTGGCCACTTGCCCCTTCGGGACAGCCGCCTGAAGCTCACCTTTTCTCCCTTCCAAGTGCTGTCCCTGTtgctcgtgcttcagcctccacCACACTGA
- the MAN2C1 gene encoding alpha-mannosidase 2C1 isoform X11: MFQLSRAELAVFHRDVHMLLVDLELLLGIAKGLGKDNQRSFQALYTANQMVNVCDPAQPETFPVAQALASRFFGQRGGESQHTIHATGHCHIDTAWLWPFKETMRKCARSWVTALQLMERNPEFIFACSQAQQLEWVKNRYPGLHSRLQEFARRGQFVPVGGTWVEMDGNLPSGEAMVRQFLQGQNFFLQEFGKMCSEFWLPDTFGYSAQLPQIMHGCGIRRFLTQKLSWNLVNSFPHHTFFWEGLDGSRVLVHFPPGDSYGMQGSVEEIKKGNRECERILHDVELLSSLALARSAQFLYPAAQLQHLWRLLLLNQFHDVVTGSCIQIVAEEAMCHYEDIRSHGNTLLSTAAAALCAGEPGPEGLLIVNTLPWKRTEVMALPKPGGAHSLALVTVPSMGYAPVPPPTSLQPLLPQQPVFVLQETDGSVTLDNGIIRVKLDPTGRLTSLVLVASGREAIAEGAVGNQFVLFDDVPLYWDAWDVMDYHLETRKPVLGQAGTLAVGTEGGLRGSAWFLLQISPNSRLSQEVVLDVGCPYVRFHTEVHWHEAHKFLKVEFPARVRSSQATYEIQFGHLQRPTHYNTSWDWARFEVWAHRWMDLSEHGFGLALLNDCKYGASVQGSVLSLSLLRAPKAPDATADMGRHEFTYALMPHKGSFQDAGVIQAAYSLNFPLLALPAPSPAPATSWSAFSLSSPAVVLETVKQAESSPQRRSLVLRLYEAHGSHVDCWLHLSLPVQEAILCDLLERPDPAGHLPLRDSRLKLTFSPFQVLSLLLVLQPPPH, from the exons ATGTTCCAGCTGAGCCGGGCTGAGCTGGCTGTGTTCCACCGAGATGTCCACATGCTCCTGGTGGATCTGGAGCTGCTGCTGGGCATAGCCAAG GGCCTCGGGAAGGACAACCAGCGCAGCTTTCAGGCCCTGTACACAGCCAACCAGATGGTGAACGTCTGTGACCCTGCCCAGCCCGAGACCTTCCCAGTGGCCCAGGCCCTGGCCTCCAGGTTCTTTGGCCAACGTGGAGGTGAAAGCCAACACACCATTCATGCCACAGGGCACTGCCACATTGATACAG CCTGGCTTTGGCCCTTCAAAGAGACCATGAGGAAATGTGCCCGGAGCTGGGTGACCGCCCTGCAGCTCATGGAGCGAAACCCTGAGTTCATCTTTGCCTGCTCCCAG GCGCAGCAGCTGGAGTGGGTGAAGAACCGCTACCCTGGCCTGCACTCCCGCCTCCAGGAGTTTGCGCGCCGTGGGCAGTTTGTGCCTGTGGGGGGCACCTGGGTGGAGATG GATGGGAACCTGCCCAGTGGAGAGGCCATGGTGAGGCAGTTTTTGCAGGGCCAGAACTTCTTTCTGCAGGAGTTTGGGAAGATGTGCTCCGAG TTCTGGCTGCCGGACACCTTTGGCTACTCAGCACAGCTTCCCCAGATCATGCACGGCTGTGGCATCAGGCGCTTTCTCACCCAGAAATTGAGCTGGAATTTGGTGAATTCCTTCCCA CACCATACTTTTTTCTGGGAGGGGCTGGATGGCTCCCGCGTACTGGTCCACTTCCCACCTGGCGACTCCTATGGGATGCAGGGCAGCGTGGAGGAG ATCAAGAAGGGGAACCGAGAATGTGAGCGAATCCTGCACGATGTGGAGCTGCTCAGTAGCCTGGCCCTGGCCCGCAGTGCCCAGTTCCTATACCCAGCAGCCCAGCTGCAGCACCTCTGGAG GCTCCTGCTTCTGAACCAGTTCCATGATGTGGTGACTGGAAGCTGCATCCAGATAGTTGCAGAGGAAGCCATGTGCCACTACGAAG ACATCCGTTCCCATGGCAATACACTGCTCAGCACCGCAGCCGCAGCCCTGTGTGCTGGGGAGCCAGGTCCCGAGGGCCTCCTCATCGTCAACACGCTGCCCTGGAAGCGGACCGAAGTGATGGCCCTGCCCAAGCCGGGTGGGGCCCACAGCCTAG CCCTGGTGACGGTGCCCAGCATGGGCTATGCTCCTGTTCCTCCCCccacctcactgcagcccctgctgcCCCAGCAGCCTGTGTTCGTACTGCAAGAG ACTGATGGCTCCGTGACTCTGGACAATGGCATCATCCGAGTGAAGCTGGACCCGACTGGCCGCCTGACATCCTTGGTCCTGGTGGCCTCTGGCAG GGAGGCCATTGCTGAGGGTGCCGTGGGGAACCAGTTTGTGCTGTTTGATGATGTCCCCTTGTACTGGGATGCATGGGACGTCATGGACTACCACCTGGAGACACG GAAGCCTGTGCTGGGCCAGGCAGGGACCCTGGCAGTGGGCACCGAGGGTGGCCTGCGGGGCAGCGCCTGGTTCTTGCTGCAGATTAGCCCCAACAGTCGACTTAGCCAGGAGGTCGTGCTGGATGTTGGCTGCCCCTATGTCCGCTTCCACACCGAG GTACACTGGCATGAGGCCCACAAGTTCCTGAAGGTGGAGTTCCCTGCTCGCGTGCGGAGTTCCCAGGCTACCTATGAGATCCAGTTTGGGCACCTGCAGCGACCTACCCACTACAATACTTCTTGGGACTGGGCTCGATTTGAG GTGTGGGCCCACCGCTGGATGGATCTGTCAGAACACGGCTTTGGACTGGCCCTGCTCAATGACTGCAAGTATGGCGCATCAGTGCAAGGCAGCGTCCTCAGCCTCTCGCT CTTGCGGGCGCCTAAAGCCCCGGACGCTACTGCTGACATGGGGCGCCACGAGTTCACCTATGCGCTGATGCCCCACAAGG GCTCTTTCCAGGATGCTGGTGTTATCCAAGCTGCCTACAGCCTAAACTTCCCCCTATTGGCTctgccagcccccagcccagcgCCCGCCACCTCCTGGAGTGCCTTTTCCCTGTCTTCACCCGCGGTCGTACTGGAGACTGTCAAGCAG GCGGAGAGCAGCCCCCAGCGCCGCTCGCTGGTCCTGAGGCTGTATGAAGCCCACGGCAGCCACGTGGACTGCTGGCTGCACTTGTCGCTGCCGGTTCAGGAGGCCATCCT CTGCGACCTCTTGGAGCGACCAGACCCTGCTGGCCACTTGCCCCTTCGGGACAGCCGCCTGAAGCTCACCTTTTCTCCCTTCCAAGTGCTGTCCCTGTtgctcgtgcttcagcctccacCACACTGA
- the MAN2C1 gene encoding alpha-mannosidase 2C1 isoform X8, which yields MFQLSRAELAVFHRDVHMLLVDLELLLGIAKGLGKDNQRSFQALYTANQMVNVCDPAQPETFPVAQALASRFFGQRGGESQHTIHATGHCHIDTAWLWPFKETMRKCARSWVTALQLMERNPEFIFACSQAQQLEWVKNRYPGLHSRLQEFARRGQFVPVGGTWVEMDGNLPSGEAMVRQFLQGQNFFLQEFGKMCSEFWLPDTFGYSAQLPQIMHGCGIRRFLTQKLSWNLVNSFPHHTFFWEGLDGSRVLVHFPPGDSYGMQGSVEEVLKTVANNRDKGRANHSAFLFGFGDGGGGPTQTMLDRLKRLSNTDGLPRVQLSSPRQLFSALESDSGQLCTWVGELFLELHNGTYTTHAQIKKGNRECERILHDVELLSSLALARSAQFLYPAAQLQHLWRLLLLNQFHDVVTGSCIQIVAEEAMCHYEDIRSHGNTLLSTAAAALCAGEPGPEGLLIVNTLPWKRTEVMALPKPGGAHSLALVTVPSMGYAPVPPPTSLQPLLPQQPVFVLQETDGSVTLDNGIIRVKLDPTGRLTSLVLVASGREAIAEGAVGNQFVLFDDVPLYWDAWDVMDYHLETRKPVLGQAGTLAVGTEGGLRGSAWFLLQISPNSRLSQEVVLDVGCPYVRFHTEVHWHEAHKFLKVEFPARVRSSQATYEIQFGHLQRPTHYNTSWDWARFEVWAHRWMDLSEHGFGLALLNDCKYGASVQGSVLSLSLLRAPKAPDATADMGRHEFTYALMPHKGSFQDAGVIQAAYSLNFPLLALPAPSPAPATSWSAFSLSSPAVVLETVKQAESSPQRRSLVLRLYEAHGSHVDCWLHLSLPVQEAILCDLLERPDPAGHLPLRDSRLKLTFSPFQVLSLLLVLQPPPH from the exons ATGTTCCAGCTGAGCCGGGCTGAGCTGGCTGTGTTCCACCGAGATGTCCACATGCTCCTGGTGGATCTGGAGCTGCTGCTGGGCATAGCCAAG GGCCTCGGGAAGGACAACCAGCGCAGCTTTCAGGCCCTGTACACAGCCAACCAGATGGTGAACGTCTGTGACCCTGCCCAGCCCGAGACCTTCCCAGTGGCCCAGGCCCTGGCCTCCAGGTTCTTTGGCCAACGTGGAGGTGAAAGCCAACACACCATTCATGCCACAGGGCACTGCCACATTGATACAG CCTGGCTTTGGCCCTTCAAAGAGACCATGAGGAAATGTGCCCGGAGCTGGGTGACCGCCCTGCAGCTCATGGAGCGAAACCCTGAGTTCATCTTTGCCTGCTCCCAG GCGCAGCAGCTGGAGTGGGTGAAGAACCGCTACCCTGGCCTGCACTCCCGCCTCCAGGAGTTTGCGCGCCGTGGGCAGTTTGTGCCTGTGGGGGGCACCTGGGTGGAGATG GATGGGAACCTGCCCAGTGGAGAGGCCATGGTGAGGCAGTTTTTGCAGGGCCAGAACTTCTTTCTGCAGGAGTTTGGGAAGATGTGCTCCGAG TTCTGGCTGCCGGACACCTTTGGCTACTCAGCACAGCTTCCCCAGATCATGCACGGCTGTGGCATCAGGCGCTTTCTCACCCAGAAATTGAGCTGGAATTTGGTGAATTCCTTCCCA CACCATACTTTTTTCTGGGAGGGGCTGGATGGCTCCCGCGTACTGGTCCACTTCCCACCTGGCGACTCCTATGGGATGCAGGGCAGCGTGGAGGAG GTGCTGAAGACTGTGGCCAACAACCGGGACAAGGGGCGGGCCAACCACAGTGCCTTCCTCTTTGGCtttggggatgggggtggtggtCCCACCCAGACCATGCTGGACCGCCTGAAGCGCCTGAGCAATACGGATGGGCTGCCCAG GGTGCAGCTATCTTCTCCAAGGCAGCTCTTCTCGGCACTGGAGAGTGACTCGGGGCAGCTGTGCACATGGGTTGGGGAGCTCTTCTTGGAGCTGCACAATGGCACATACACCACCCATGCCCAG ATCAAGAAGGGGAACCGAGAATGTGAGCGAATCCTGCACGATGTGGAGCTGCTCAGTAGCCTGGCCCTGGCCCGCAGTGCCCAGTTCCTATACCCAGCAGCCCAGCTGCAGCACCTCTGGAG GCTCCTGCTTCTGAACCAGTTCCATGATGTGGTGACTGGAAGCTGCATCCAGATAGTTGCAGAGGAAGCCATGTGCCACTACGAAG ACATCCGTTCCCATGGCAATACACTGCTCAGCACCGCAGCCGCAGCCCTGTGTGCTGGGGAGCCAGGTCCCGAGGGCCTCCTCATCGTCAACACGCTGCCCTGGAAGCGGACCGAAGTGATGGCCCTGCCCAAGCCGGGTGGGGCCCACAGCCTAG CCCTGGTGACGGTGCCCAGCATGGGCTATGCTCCTGTTCCTCCCCccacctcactgcagcccctgctgcCCCAGCAGCCTGTGTTCGTACTGCAAGAG ACTGATGGCTCCGTGACTCTGGACAATGGCATCATCCGAGTGAAGCTGGACCCGACTGGCCGCCTGACATCCTTGGTCCTGGTGGCCTCTGGCAG GGAGGCCATTGCTGAGGGTGCCGTGGGGAACCAGTTTGTGCTGTTTGATGATGTCCCCTTGTACTGGGATGCATGGGACGTCATGGACTACCACCTGGAGACACG GAAGCCTGTGCTGGGCCAGGCAGGGACCCTGGCAGTGGGCACCGAGGGTGGCCTGCGGGGCAGCGCCTGGTTCTTGCTGCAGATTAGCCCCAACAGTCGACTTAGCCAGGAGGTCGTGCTGGATGTTGGCTGCCCCTATGTCCGCTTCCACACCGAG GTACACTGGCATGAGGCCCACAAGTTCCTGAAGGTGGAGTTCCCTGCTCGCGTGCGGAGTTCCCAGGCTACCTATGAGATCCAGTTTGGGCACCTGCAGCGACCTACCCACTACAATACTTCTTGGGACTGGGCTCGATTTGAG GTGTGGGCCCACCGCTGGATGGATCTGTCAGAACACGGCTTTGGACTGGCCCTGCTCAATGACTGCAAGTATGGCGCATCAGTGCAAGGCAGCGTCCTCAGCCTCTCGCT CTTGCGGGCGCCTAAAGCCCCGGACGCTACTGCTGACATGGGGCGCCACGAGTTCACCTATGCGCTGATGCCCCACAAGG GCTCTTTCCAGGATGCTGGTGTTATCCAAGCTGCCTACAGCCTAAACTTCCCCCTATTGGCTctgccagcccccagcccagcgCCCGCCACCTCCTGGAGTGCCTTTTCCCTGTCTTCACCCGCGGTCGTACTGGAGACTGTCAAGCAG GCGGAGAGCAGCCCCCAGCGCCGCTCGCTGGTCCTGAGGCTGTATGAAGCCCACGGCAGCCACGTGGACTGCTGGCTGCACTTGTCGCTGCCGGTTCAGGAGGCCATCCT CTGCGACCTCTTGGAGCGACCAGACCCTGCTGGCCACTTGCCCCTTCGGGACAGCCGCCTGAAGCTCACCTTTTCTCCCTTCCAAGTGCTGTCCCTGTtgctcgtgcttcagcctccacCACACTGA